The nucleotide sequence GAGGCTCACCCCGCGCCCGAGCACGAAGCCGGCCGAATCGAAGGCGGCGAGCGCCGATGCATCCAGCGGAGCCTGATTGTCACGCCGGTGGGCGAGTGTGGCCGGCAGGCGCTCGAGCGCGGCTTCCAGTTCGTGGTCGTCGGCCACGGTCGCGACCAGGCGGGCCGCGGCGGCCAGCGTGCCGAGATAGGTCTTGGTCGCGGCCACGGCCTTCTCGGGCCCCATGGCCAGATCGAGGGTGTGGGCCGCCGTGGCGGCGAGCCGGGATTCCGGGTCGTTGGTCAGCGCGAGCGTGAGCGCGCCGGTCGCGTTGGCCGCTTCCACCACGGCGTTGATGTCCGAGCCCGCCCCGGACTGCGAGATCGCCATCACCACCGCGCCGGCCAGCATGGGTTTCCGGCCGTAGACGGTGAACAGGCTGGGCGTGATCTCGCCGACCACGCGGCCAGCGCCCAGCCCGGCGGCCGCGGCAAAGAACGCCCCGGCGTGCGAAGAACTGCCGCGGGCCGTGACCCACCAGGGCGCATTCGGGCGCGCGGCCAGGTCGGCGGCGATCGCCGTGATCGCGTCGCGATTGGCGGCCCATTGAGCGGCCAGACGCT is from Salinisphaera sp. LB1 and encodes:
- a CDS encoding SIS domain-containing protein; translated protein: MSSTTLMRREMLETPERLAAQWAANRDAITAIAADLAARPNAPWWVTARGSSSHAGAFFAAAAGLGAGRVVGEITPSLFTVYGRKPMLAGAVVMAISQSGAGSDINAVVEAANATGALTLALTNDPESRLAATAAHTLDLAMGPEKAVAATKTYLGTLAAAARLVATVADDHELEAALERLPATLAHRRDNQAPLDASALAAFDSAGFVLGRGVSLGIAREVALKFKEVCVTPAEAFSAAEFIHGPLTLVGRGTPVLIICLDDATRPGLIDTAHRLAELEANVTLLGPGLEDVTPAEYLSVVSRPATGNVYTDAIAMAFDCYGALEARAVALGYDPDQPPNVRKVTSTY